In Musa acuminata AAA Group cultivar baxijiao chromosome BXJ2-10, Cavendish_Baxijiao_AAA, whole genome shotgun sequence, a genomic segment contains:
- the LOC135624397 gene encoding protein SMALL AUXIN UP-REGULATED RNA 51-like gives MGTAMKTVVKIRQIVQLKQMMRRWRFLSLRRRQAEPDPEPDLETNSGSSRPVPSGFLAVYVGPERRRFVIPTRFLNLPVFAALLQRAEEEYGFQLAGGLALPCNPAFFRWLLDALHRDEQRCKFVSLNTLEALFADLSGGASSPCREYSVVSYNGFSPLLPKTRVR, from the coding sequence ATGGGAACAGCCATGAAGACCGTGGTGAAGATCCGGCAGATCGTGCAGCTGAAGCAGATGATGCGGCGGTGGAGGTTCCTGAGCCTACGCCGCCGCCAAGCCGAGCCCGACCCCGAGCCAGACTTGGAGACCAACTCCGGTTCGAGCCGGCCGGTTCCGTCCGGGTTCCTTGCCGTGTACGTGGGGCCTGAGCGGCGGCGCTTCGTGATCCCGACCCGGTTCCTGAACCTGCCGGTGTTTGCGGCGCTGCTGCAGCGGGCAGAGGAGGAGTACGGGTTCCAGCTTGCCGGCGGCCTGGCCCTACCCTGCAACCCGGCCTTCTTCCGCTGGCTCCTCGACGCGCTCCACCGGGACGAGCAACGGTGCAAGTTCGTCAGCCTCAATACCTTGGAAGCCCTCTTCGCCGACCTCAGCGGCGGCGCCTCCTCGCCCTGTCGGGAATACTCCGTTGTGTCCTACAACggcttctctcctctcctccccaaGACTAGGGTTCGATAA